A window of Kribbella voronezhensis genomic DNA:
CCTCTGTCATCCCCGGGTGCGACTTCAGCACGTCACGCAACTGGTCGACGACCGGCGGCGTACACCGGTTGATCGGCATCGTGATCACCACCGGACCGCTCGGTCCCTCGGTCAGGTCGGGCACCGAGACCTCGGAACCGCTCAGCTCGACCCGGTCCTCCCGGCGCCGGATCCGGCCCTTCATCAAGATGATCGCGTCGTTGGCGAGCAGATGCGCGGACAACTGGTACGCCGAGGAGAACATCATCACCTCGATCGAACCTTCCAGGTCCTCGATGGTGACGATCGCGTAGATGTCGCCGCGCTTGTTCACCTTGCGCTGGACCGCCGTGACCAGGCCGCCGATCGTCACCTGGGTGCCGTCGGGTCGGTCCTCGTCGGCGAGCAGCTGACCGATCGTGCAGTCGGTGCCGTTGGTGAGCACGTGCTCGACGCCGAACAACGGGTGGTCCGAGACGTACAGACCGAGCATGTCGCGCTCGTGCGCGAGCTTGGTCGCCTTGTCCCACTCCTCGATCTCGGGCACCCGTACCGTCAGCCGACTGTTGCCGTCGGCATCGTTCGCGTCGTCGTCGCCCATGCTGAACAGGTCGAACTGGCCGTGCGCCTCGTTCCGCTTGAGATCGATCGCCTCGTCGACGGCCTGCTCGTGCACCGCGACGACCGCGCGCCTGGCGTGGTTCATCGAGTCGAACGAGCCGGCCTTGGCCAGCGACTCGATGACGCGCTTGTTGCAGACCGGCAGCGGCACCTTGTCGATGAAGTCGACGAAGTCGGTGAACCGTCCCTCGGACTCGCGGGCGGCGACGATCTCCGCCACCACGTTGACGCCGACGTTGCGGATCGCGGACAGCCCGAACCGGATGTCGGTGCCGATCGGGGTGAAGTTCGAGTCGGACTCGTTCACGTCCGGCGGCAGCACCTTGATGCCCATCCGGCGGCACTCGTTCAGGTAGATGGCCATCTTGTCCTTGTCGTCCTTCACCGACGTCAGGACGGCGGCCATGTACTCGGCCGGGTAGTTCGCCTTCAGGTAGGCGGTCCAGTACGAGACCAGCCCGTACGCCGCCGAGTGGGCCTTGTTGAACGCGTAGTCGGAGAACGGCACCAGCACGTCCCACAGCGCCTTGATCGACTGCGCCGAGAAGCCGTTCGCCTTCATCCCCTCGGAGAAGCCGACGTACTCCGCGTCCAGCACCTCGCGCTTCTTCTTGCCCATCGCCCGGCGGAGCAGATCCGCCTTGCCGAGCGTGTAGCCGGCGAGCTGCTGGGCGATCGCCATCACCTGCTCCTGGTAGACGATCAGCCCGTACGTCGTACCGAGGATCGGCTCCAGCGCGTCGGCCAGCTCGTCGTGCGGGTAGCTGATCTCCTGCTGCTTGTTCTTGCGGAGCGCGTAGTTGGTGTGGCTGTTCGCACCCATCGGGCCGGGCCGGTAGAGCGCGCCGACGGCCGAGATGTCTTCGAAGTTGTCCGGCTTCATCAGCCGCAGCAGAGCCCGCATCGGGCCGCCGTCGAACTGGAAGACGCCGAGCGTGTCACCGCGGCCGAGCAACTCGAAGGTGGGCTTGTCGTCGAGCGTCTTGGCCAGCTCGTCGAGGTCGAGCTTGATACCGCGGCTCGCCTCGACGTTCTTGACCGCGTCGTCCATGATCGTCAGGTTGCGCAGACCCAGGAAGTCCATCTTGACCAGGCCGAGCGTCTCGCAGCTCGGGTAGTCGAACTGGGTGATGATCTGGCCGTCCTGGTCGCGGCGCATGATCGGGATCAGGTCGATCAGCGGCTCGCTGGACATGATCACGCCGGCCGCGTGCACACCCCACTGGCGCTTCAGGTTCTCCAGCCCGCGCGCGGTGTCCACGATCTTGCGGACGTCCTGGTCCGACTCGTACAGCTGGCGGAACTCGCCGGCCTCGGAGTACCGCTTGTGGTTCGGGTCGAAGATGCCGGACAGCGGCACGTCCTTGCCCATCACCGCGGGCGGCATCGCCTTGGTGATCCGGTCGCCCATCGCGAACGGGTAGTCCAGCACCCGGCCGGCGTCCTTGATCGCCTGCTTGGCCTTGATCGTGCCGTAGGTGACGATCATCGCGACCCGGTCGTCGCCGTACTTCTCGGTGACGTAGCGGATCACCTCGGGCCGGCGGCGGTCGTCGAAGTCGATGTCGAAGTCGGGCATCGACATACGCTCCGGGTTCAGGAAGCGCTCGAAGATCAGGCCGTGCTGGAGCGGGTCGAGGTCGGTGATCCGCATCGCGTACGCGCACATCGAGCCGGCACCGGAACCACGGCCCGGACCGACCCGGATGCCGTGCTCCTTGGCCCAGTTGATGAAGTCGGCGACGACCAGGAAGTAGCCCGCGTACCCCTTCGAGGTGATCACCTCGATCTCGTACTCCGCCTGCTTGCGGACATGGTCCGGTACGCCGGCCGGGTACCGCTTGTGCAGACCGGTCTCGACCTCGGCGACGAACCAGGACTCCTCGTTGTGGCCGTCGGGGCAGGGGAAGCGCGGCATGAACCGGCCCTCGCCCTCGGTGAAGCTCACATCGCACTGCTCCGCGATCAGCAGGGTGTTGTCGCAGGCCTCCGGGTAGTCCTTCCAGACCTCGCGCATCTCGGCGGCGGTCTTCACGTAGAACTCGTTGGCGTCGAACTTGAACCTGTTCGGGTCGGACAGGGTCGAGCCGGACTGCACGCACAGCAGCGCCGCGTGCGCGACCGCGTCCTCGGGCTTGGTGTAGTGCAGGTCGTTGGTCGCGACCAGCGGCAGCCCGAGCTCCTTGGCCAGCTTCAGCAGGTCGCCCTGGATGTCGCGCTCGATGCCGAGCCCGTGGTCCATCAGCTCGCAGTAGTAGTTCTCCGCGCCGAAGATGTCGCGGAACTCCGCGGCCGCCTCGACGGCCTCCTTGTACTGCCCCAGCCGGAGCCTGGTCTGCACCTCGCCGGACGGGCAGCCGGTGGTCGCGATCAGGCCCTTGCCGTAGGTCTGCAGCAGTTCGCGGTCCATCCGGGGCTTGAAGTAGTAGCCCTCGAGACTGGCCAGCGACGACATCTTGAACAGGTTGTGCATCCCCGACGTGTTCTTCGCCAGCAGCGTCATGTGCGTGTACGCACCGCTACCGGAGACGTCGTCGCGGCCGCTGTTCGCGTCGCCCCACTTGACCCGCTTCCGCTCACTGCGGTGGGTGTGCGGGGTCAGGTACGCCTCGACGCCGATGATCGGCTTGACGTCGTACTTCTTGGCGGTCTTCCAGAACTCGTACGCCCCGAAGACGAACCCGTGGTCCGTGGTCGCGATGGCCGGCTGGCCCATCTCCTGGGCCGTTTTGAACAACTCGTCGATCCGCGCGGCGCCGTCCAGCATGGAGTACTCGGTGTGCACGTGAAGATGCACGAAACTGTCGCTGGACGCCATGTCTTCGCAGACCTCCCAGAGGCGTGAGTGAGCGGGACTGCCACAGCCTATGCGGGCCCACCGACACTCCTGGAATCGCATCGCCGGACGCTGTCCCGGCCGCCCGATATCCGGTCGTGGACCGGACCACCAGCACACCAGTTCGTGCCGTCCGGGAGGAGGTGCTCCACTCTCTCCGCCCGGAGGAGACGGAGAGAGTGGAGCGGCGGACCCGGGGCCGGGCAGGGGGGTTCACGGCCGGGTCCGCCGGTCTTCAGCGATCCCGCAGATCCCGCGCGATGTCGCGGGCCATCAGAATCATCAGCACGCTGGTGACGAGGATCAGCGCCCACATGCCGGGGATCACGACTCGTCCCTCAGCAGGAACCATGCAGCGCTGTCGGGCGGGAGCTTCTCCCCCGCCTCCGGAT
This region includes:
- the dnaE gene encoding DNA polymerase III subunit alpha, with amino-acid sequence MASSDSFVHLHVHTEYSMLDGAARIDELFKTAQEMGQPAIATTDHGFVFGAYEFWKTAKKYDVKPIIGVEAYLTPHTHRSERKRVKWGDANSGRDDVSGSGAYTHMTLLAKNTSGMHNLFKMSSLASLEGYYFKPRMDRELLQTYGKGLIATTGCPSGEVQTRLRLGQYKEAVEAAAEFRDIFGAENYYCELMDHGLGIERDIQGDLLKLAKELGLPLVATNDLHYTKPEDAVAHAALLCVQSGSTLSDPNRFKFDANEFYVKTAAEMREVWKDYPEACDNTLLIAEQCDVSFTEGEGRFMPRFPCPDGHNEESWFVAEVETGLHKRYPAGVPDHVRKQAEYEIEVITSKGYAGYFLVVADFINWAKEHGIRVGPGRGSGAGSMCAYAMRITDLDPLQHGLIFERFLNPERMSMPDFDIDFDDRRRPEVIRYVTEKYGDDRVAMIVTYGTIKAKQAIKDAGRVLDYPFAMGDRITKAMPPAVMGKDVPLSGIFDPNHKRYSEAGEFRQLYESDQDVRKIVDTARGLENLKRQWGVHAAGVIMSSEPLIDLIPIMRRDQDGQIITQFDYPSCETLGLVKMDFLGLRNLTIMDDAVKNVEASRGIKLDLDELAKTLDDKPTFELLGRGDTLGVFQFDGGPMRALLRLMKPDNFEDISAVGALYRPGPMGANSHTNYALRKNKQQEISYPHDELADALEPILGTTYGLIVYQEQVMAIAQQLAGYTLGKADLLRRAMGKKKREVLDAEYVGFSEGMKANGFSAQSIKALWDVLVPFSDYAFNKAHSAAYGLVSYWTAYLKANYPAEYMAAVLTSVKDDKDKMAIYLNECRRMGIKVLPPDVNESDSNFTPIGTDIRFGLSAIRNVGVNVVAEIVAARESEGRFTDFVDFIDKVPLPVCNKRVIESLAKAGSFDSMNHARRAVVAVHEQAVDEAIDLKRNEAHGQFDLFSMGDDDANDADGNSRLTVRVPEIEEWDKATKLAHERDMLGLYVSDHPLFGVEHVLTNGTDCTIGQLLADEDRPDGTQVTIGGLVTAVQRKVNKRGDIYAIVTIEDLEGSIEVMMFSSAYQLSAHLLANDAIILMKGRIRRREDRVELSGSEVSVPDLTEGPSGPVVITMPINRCTPPVVDQLRDVLKSHPGMTEVQLRLQASRKTTVMRIGDRFRVTPTSSLMADLKALLGPSCLAG